The genomic DNA GACAGTATATGGTGGGAGCATTGGAGGTCCCACTGTGCGTCCCGCGCCTCCTGTGCGGCACGTTTTAAAGCTTTTCGCTTTTGATGTGCGTCCGGCTCCTCCAatttgggattgttgaacttttggggcgtATCGCGGCGCgtcaaccaatcaggagcgttcctCAACCGTGacatattcagaataatgagaagaagaaaaaaaacactaagcGGCAGCAGATGGACAGGCTCTTCTGCTGAAATAGAGTGCCTGTAGTTAaggtcctggtaggagatgcgagcggcGATGCCGGTCAGCAGGTCGTTAAACTGGGCAGGGGAGAGATGGAAGTAGTGCTGAAAGAGACTCTCTTtcgataaaatataaaaataaagccaagccactgtctggataatgtagagccgatgaacagGAGTCGGACGCGgtgcaaggaactccaaactttattctccattcaaccacacttctctatagccctctaacatcacagtgtaCACCCTGAGTTACACCAAAATACAGCTGACCtgaaacacagccttctcaacacaatgttcacCACCACTTTatagtcactgggtgaattatgaacgtaactgatcgccacaatatcatccattctATGAACACCACTGGCAACaaagaagcccctcccctcgacgcgCGTCCCGAGCATCTTCGACACTGGTGTATTTAATGAGCACAACAACGAGCGTGAGGCACAATTTTGATGtccgaaacgcgtttggtgtgaacgtaccataagTGTTGAATAACGACACACAGCAGTTGTGGATGTTTGCTAATGAGCATCACATTCACTTGTTCCCAGGTAACCAGTCAGTGTCCGTGGATGAGCCAGCGTGTGTTTTCTGCTTCTTTTCTCTACCGACCGCCGGCTATCTTTACAGCATGAAGGGGGGGGTGGAGCTGCTCTCAGCCTATCTCTATCCAGAGAAAGTTTTGGGGGCGGTGCTTACAGACCATCTACTGCACGTCATCACAAAGTACGTGTGTAGACGTTTTCACAGACGAGATGAGACGGATGACCACGAAGAACACATTTAAAgggatcttccactgtttttacaaatgtgggcATTATTTCACACCACATTcattttattgacttttaaaaatgggactactttacagttttaaaacctgtgttccgccatctttaaatcatgtgattgatgatgtcacaaggccacatttgcctgtaaacatcccattgtttgaGAGAAGCATTCagacagctttttagatcatttagcagcttttttggtcaaaatgccaatttgtgctgcttttggttgctctcaAAAATCAGGAAAACAAAGATATcgatgtaaccctcttttgtttaccgaaatctttaacttttcctgattatttaaagcGGGGGTCTAaactaattttatttcaagggTCAAATagggaccagtttgatcacaagtcggccacaggttttaggtgggaaaatgaacaatttcaacattaatgtgcccaagtttgcacttctaattataaattagacaaagtatggaaggcatcaacaatatctaagcaataaagGACAGacacttaaatgtcctttgatgtatttattttttcatcaaattttatttagttttgggagattttgtggaataatttgagaaaaatgcaGGATTCTGTTCTTTCAACATCaatttacaactaaattatttggtaatttacacacttattcatgtttttctgtcattttcactttctcctgcgggccgatttGGGTGCTctcaagggccagatttggctctcgggccttgagtttgacacatttgatttagagcaacctaaagcagcacaaattggcattttgaccgaaaaagctactaaattatctttggccacatttgtaaaaacagtgacgGATCCCTTTAACAACTAGCATCCAAAATTTTAATTTCTTCTTTCTTTGGTGTTAGAAGTGCACTGCAGTGCTTCACTGTTCGCTGTGCAGCGGTAGCAGCCAGGTTGGAAGACCCCTACATTGATACCACCATGAAGGTTCAGACCAGAATTTATGagattaattgattttactttcGTTTAGATTTACTTGAACATGTCTTGGTGTGTTTAATAGGCCTGCCCCCCCTGCAGCCTGGAGGTGTGTGCACTCAGAATGCAGTTATTTATTGGCCTTCAGTCATTGTGCATCTACGGCCATCATGTTGTCCTGCACTCCACCGCCGACAGTGAAACTCCAGAGCAAACGGGGCGCAGCACCCCGAGGAAAGGCCGGTAAGTTTTAACCttggacacacacaccaagCTGCATGGAGCCCATCACACAGAGGAAGgataatattacatttattcagacaatgttTTTTGATGATGGAACAAAGGAGCCATCAAGATCAGGAAGCGGACTTTCTTTTACAGAGACAATTGGGCGACAGGGGGTGTGGCCAGCCTGACGGAAGTGCCAGGTTGGTCACgcccaaaaataaacaacttataaggacacatcaaagcgatcagcagacgcctctgaagaagactgacagttggcagttgaaTTATGTCAggggatcaaagtaaatttcatgaaaaaagttgtctgaatagatgaaaccttaacatattattaaaaaaataagacaaaatgaacttgctggaatgagAAGAAGGCTTGGATCAGCGCTCACCTGTGTGCGTTCATAAACGagttgactgtgtgtgtgtatgtgtgttattgttgtagtGAGTTGAAAGAACACAACAGGCTGGCTGGTATTTTCCTTGCGGTGGGAATCGATCCCGCTACCTCTCCAGCTCTGGAGAACCTTCTCTCACGTCCTTTTCTGTAAGAAAATCCCAAATCCccagtttttaaaatgtcacttttagGTCAAGCAGCAACACAAGAACCATAGAGAAGTGAGCATCAGTGGCCATGTTTGCTCTACAGTCAAAGGGCAGGAACTGCAGACACAATCATAAAGCATGAGCAGCATGTCCAGTTACACTACGTCTAGCTACAAACCAGATAATATCATACTGAAGtaagtttttgtgtgtgtatgatttttgtcgtttgtatattttatctgtgtaattgtttcttttctgttgtttgtttttggagcctttgtGTCTAATTTGGTTTGCTTTTTGTGTGCGAGGagtcatttgtttgtatttttgttgtcttaaatgtttttggtgtgattttgggtatgtttgttgtcattttgtgtatttttgttgtttttggtgtatttttctgtaattgtgtgtgtttttggagcaattttgtgtgcgttttttatttttatttttacgaaACATTTGAAGTGTCTTTTTacagattttacattttgaaaatctGGTTGAATGCAAAcatttttagctttaaaaaaaaaaaaaaaaaaatgcacctaATTCAAATCATTTTATAGCATGAGGGAAAAATCCCATTTGCTTTGACTGCTGCTGATTTTCCACATTAAAAGTCTGAATGTTGCTGCTTGACCTAAGATGGACAAAAGTTTATGTTCTAGTCCCTAAAAAATAACCAACCAGTAACCAGCCTAACTAGTTTTAGTGTGATGTCCCGTTTGTTCACAAACTAATCAGCCCTGAAACAAAATCCAAACCCTTTGTTTTGGGTTTATCTCATTGTCTAGTTTGGATGTTTTAACCTGATTCAAAGTTCATCAGATCCTAGAGGGTgtggattaaaaaaagagagagagtggcACATAGTACGTAGTCTCCTGGTTTAGATAttgtttttactattttaacCTGTTCAGCAACCTCACAATGTGAAACAAAGTAGTGCTTTAGTTTgtctctttgtttgtttgtttgtttattgaacATTATCCTCATTCATGGTAAATAAAGTCTCTATCTGCATGTTAACCACTGCCCTGTGATCTTAAACAAAAGGAAAGCATCCATACGCTCACAATGATGCGCTATAGGTGGACATGCTTCTGTGTTGTGGccataaatgtcaaaaactaAACTTTGAGTGCACATGACTTAATCAGATCTttttgggcctgtactatgaagctggatttcctcttatcccGCTAACGAATCCTCCCTCCACTCTCGGATTCAAAACCAAAACTTAACCTCCCTGTGGAGCTCTtaagtgacttttttctcaatagagactagtgactaatatatggactttatcttgtgttgtatgagatttttctggtgttttagaaacTCTATTATAAcatgtatcactctgtagttactgccctgaaCAGCGGCTGCTGACGTCAGCTCCGCCCCCAACAGAGAGCTCACAGAAGTGGCTGTGATCGCAGCTTCCTGCCTCTCTGAGTGGCAGCCGCTTAAGGCAGAGACTCCGAAATGACTTCCAGACTGCAAAATGAATTGTGTCTGTTCTGTCTaccttggatatgcttctcTTGGTTTACGCGGGATGCatcccgtctgttctcacttcgccctctgacaccagtgtgtggGGCAGACCCAACACAGTCACGGGGTTCCACGAGGACACAAAGCGGTCCGTTTGTtcctttaaaccaggggtggccaatcctggtccatcatgttttagatgtttccctcttccaacacacctgattgaaatgaccaggatcgttatcaggcttctgcagagcttgatgatgagttaatcatttgaatcaggtgtgttggaagagggaaacatctaaaacataaTAGATAGTGGCTCTTGAAGGCCAGGATTGGCCTCCCCTggtttaaactgttgcttctccacctcagtctgccttttttcttgctttgctgtgtaactgttgcgCTTTACGCTGCGATGAAaacttctgctggaacatccACCATTGCACTTTTACTATCGAGGGTACGTGAACGCgcttgacttcagtcgagcagccaatagtaacgcccaaaacagctcatggagcactgtttgtagaaagatctctgattggctgaaaccCAGCATCACGCTCATGGATTTCTAACCCTCTTATACAAGgccaagagaaggagaagagattcactgtccactcagaacatcTTTGATtgcaatatgctcaaagatgataatggatttttgaccaaattacgccaaaaaaacatacatactgcagctttaagtgaacatgtttatatcctgcttcgtagtacaggtaatctctgacagagaatgtttggttaagtgAAGCTCGCTAAAATACTTccgtatatactgtacatatccagctttgtagtacaggctcTTCAATATCAGCTTTTTGTTTGCTCATCGACATGTGGcctcactgtaaatattctgtgAAACTTGTTAATTTCTTCTTTGTCGCGTCGTGTTTCTGCTGTGTGTGACCTTCCTCTCAGCAGCAGGAAGTGGACGATCTCGTCTCCCAAAGAAAGCAGCCCGTCAGGACACGGGTGGAACCTGTACGTGATCGACGCCGTCTCTCCTCTGGCCCTCTATCAGGAAATGGTAACACTAACACCACGTCATCAGAACACACAGTTACCCATATCTGGATCTGATGTTTTTACGTTTCTCTTCGTGTCAGGATGAATACAGTCAGTCTTACGCAGAGACAAACCCACAGTCCCACAGCCTGCGGCACCTCCTCAGTGAGGCTCACCTCCTCCTCCGTGTTGCTATGCTACAAATGTCTACACGACAGCGGGCCGCTGAGGATGAGCATTCAGCGTCTGTGCAGACAGGTGCACGCGAAGGACTAGCGAATATGGAGATGGAGAGAAGTGAGTTGGAAGAAGCATTCAGGCTGAATTGTGTTCAGCTTGGAGACTGCTTCAGCAGGTAAGAAAACATCATTGCACGTATACACACAAGCATTAATGCAGATGATGCAGCATGTAAATATATGTgaaactttttattatttaatgttacggCTTTAGTGGTAAAGCCATTGAGTTAGTTTTTATGTAGTAATCGTACTTTATCAGTGAGTTGGTGTCACGCCATTCCTAATGACTACAGCTGCTGCATTCACTGAGCAGTTTAACctagagagacacacacacactaaggtGAGGAATGTGAATGCCTCTTTGCACAAACATGGAGTTTTTCCCCTGCACACTAAATATGTTGTCTTCACTCTTTCTTTTTAACCGTCTTTTAAACAAGTTATGTTATCCTTTAGATCAAAACAACAGAGAATTGCTTttgtagggtgaccatacgaCCGGTTTTATCCAGACATGTCATCTTTTCACGTCTTGTACGGCTGGATTTTACAAGCTCATCAAAatgtccaggtttcccagggaccctgaacgcatctaggggagcatgttaatttaaatgaccataactttgctaatatttgctctatcggagaaattccagcagtttctgaaagctaatgagCTGCTCTCACAGCACTACATTATCATAATCTTACTCACAAATGACTGAATCATTAAagataataaaattaataattcatttaatttaaactttCAGGCCAAAtgtgccgctttgttttgaagaaattgtCAGACACGcagcagagagaagagagaCTAAAGTCCATGATagattgaaagagaccaaatactagcggatttaattagaaaaatatcAGAAGGAAAATCCtactggatgataaaacctccatggaggttcagagagggacTTGAAAACAAAGGTgccactgggagaaacttagaATGTAGGAATTGAAGGTAAATTTTCCACAGAAAACTGAGAGAATGAAGCTCAGAGTCAGCATGAGACCAAAGAATGTAaactttcagttatttattgaagtgtatatttaatcatttttgtaatgttctgtaagccgtgagtttttttttccatttttgtttttaatttctaggaTGAgacgtttgtttttgtttcaatgattgagagattttaaggtttatatgatatttttcacagatatttatataatattatatatatatactggtatattaaatgtgattgacttcaatcattttaataagtctttgttataaagagagaatTGTTAAAcgttatggacaataacaacttatgtATCTACTATGttgtattttgccattacaaggtagattcaagaaaacgttgagtaGTGTCCTCTTTTTAGGaaatcaaaatagggtcaccctaatttttgttttaaagatgtttaaatGAGGATCAGAGGTTTATCTGTATTTTTTGATAGATGGTTGAAATAATCAGGGGAAAAACACGGAATAAAGTTATAaacaatatgtaataaaatacattttagaatgaggacaataatagaaaaatgtatttggcaGTTTATAAATTCACATGAGAAGTTTTTATATTTCAACTGTTACATCTTTTTAAACCATTGCTTGGCTACAAATAATTTTCAAACACTTTTGGAATAATAACCATATGgctctttttttccatctcctgAGGGCCAGTCAGAAGGACTGTCATTTGGCTTTGCCCTACTACAGGATGTCCGGTCTGTCCGTCACAGATGTGCTAGCGAGGAACCGCACACTTCCTAGTAGCCCTCGTGCCTACGGGCAGGGCTTTTTATTTTACCTGAAACACTTCCTGTTAGAGGAGACGGAGCACAGTCTAACTCAGGTACGCACTCACAAACTAGTGTAAAAATAAGTGTAATTAAGTAACATTTCTATCAGCCTGACCTGCTTTGTGTCGCTGCAGGAAGCTGCCGACGAGGTCATCAATAtcatcaaccaatcagagccctcGATGCTTGTTGAAGTGTGCTGCAGCCCGGCCATGACCAACATCAGCCCGGATCGGACTCTGCGAATTCTACGACATCTGGAGGACACGGCCGGTGTGTCTGTCCCGGTGACCATCGCCATGGCAACCATGATGCTGCGTTTGGGCGACCTCCCACAGTTCAAGCAGCTGATGGAGAGACACGCCGAGGCACGAGAAAGTTCAATTCCTTTTTAGCTCAATGAAACGTTTGTGTTGATGAACGTATCACCTGTGCGTTTAGATGCAGCTGGTGTACGGCTTCATCGAGGAGCCCAGGCTGCTGCTACGCGGGGCAGGTGGAAGTCAGCGGGCGAGCGTCCATCCCACGGCGTTGACCCGTCAGATGGTAACGTCCCATTCCGGGCTTCTGATCGCTGGCATGGTGGCGCTGTACGAGAACAACAAGGTTCAGCTGGAGCAGGCGGACGATGTGTTCAAGGTCAACGTTAGCGACACTTTTGATTCACAACAGAGAGAGTACAACGTATAAAAGCAACCTGTTCATGTGGGATTTTGACCAGTTTTGgttagggttgcaaaggggtggAAAATCTCAGGTAAATTTCAACAggaacttaaagagtaactaaactcctgCATTCTGCTGACCTGTCACTaggggggaaattaaaaaatgccttaattATTGGCATTAATCCtgaagacacgcccagtcaggcAGCCGGTCAGCGCTGCACAGTGAATTCACTGCTGAGATGTGTCACTACaatcacaggcacacacaatcatGTTCATCAAGCTCATACACAGCCCCACAGACATGATAGTGTATATAGCGCGCACACATAAACCAGGAATATGCACACACAGCGACAAAAAGTACAcgcacagagacagacaggaatacacacatagctgAATGAACCCTCTGATCAgcacagaatctgctctttatggAAACACAGAGTGAAAAACGTCATCGCTGAAGAAAGGAGTTCCACAATGGAGCTGTGAATGAATGCTCACTGAGGACTGTGACAGAAGGAAACTCTCCTCCTTTCTCCTAGCCTTTATAGgagaggcggggccaacagtgaaagtttgTGATGCACGATGGTCCAAATaatctgtctcagccaatagcaagaATGAATGGTAATAGCCtttagagggcagtcactctgacatttcacaactaaatacactaaattaaatacttttactaaaatgtaaaaagttggactaggatcaatcaacagcactactgaGTTACATATTTTTGGATAAACTACATAAAGATGGACAGTTGTCATGTCACaggaattttgggaatattcaataatgttaacttttaatgggaattatttattaactGTCAATGTAGAGTAGTTTTAAATAACTgttcatatccaaacataaatattagtcttcattcaaaataatacagttaaaaaacataacatttcaaaatgaaatgttttttttctggatgCTGTGAGatgatttattgttgtatttagcACTGCATAGATGAAGTTAACTTGTAAGGAACAAGGGCTGCAAAATTCAAagcattttcaaatttttaaaaGTTTCTTTGATTTAACAGGATTTTTAAAGTTGAAGGTTGAAAGTAtcagtcatttaaaatgtaattacacaGTTTTTGGTTCATTCCAATAAACAAATGACAtgaaaattttatatttttcaatattcCCAAAATTCTCGAGCTGATGTTCATGTGGAAATTAACTGAAAATTTCCCATCACTAgttttgatgtgtgtgtgtgtgtgtgtgtgtgtgtgtgtgtgtgtgtgtgtgtgtgtgtgtgtgtgtgtgtgtgtgtgtgtgtgtgtgtgtgtgtgtgtgtgtgtgtgtgtgtgtgtgtgtgtgtgtgtgtgtgtgtaggagttgGGCTGTCAGAGCAGCTTACAGGTGGATTTCTGGGAGGCGATGCTCATGGCTTCTTCATGTGACGCCGTCATTGAGGAGCTTCTCTTCCGACTCGCCTCTGTTTACATCGACCGACTGACAAACTCCGACACTGGTTCCAGTCCAGAACACAAACCGCTGAAGAGTGCAGAGGATCTGGTACAGAGTGTTGGTTAAAAGCATGTTGATGTAATCACCTCAGACATCAGATTAACGACGTTCTTCTCATGTTTGGGTTCCAGATCAACTGGAGCACTCATTACGGGGCTCTCCATCCTTGGCTCACTGTTCTCAATCCAGCTCACATGACCAGCTCCCAACACCAGGTGGCGCTGCACAAACTCCAGGTGTGTTACACTTATCTGTCAcccaagaaaaaaacagaaaatataagaaaatgtttttctctGTAATAAGTAAGCGATCAGAAATGTATTGGTCTACtactttaaaccagtggttttcaGCCTTTTTTTGGGGTATTCCACAAATAATGCCGACAAATAACATACTTTCAAATTTATTGACCTAACAGGGAACAACTTAATTAACTTAtttcatgaataaatcaaaaattaaatgtaactaattacctGCTTGAAATGTTAAAGTgcagtagtcaaaaatacaggaaataatgaTACATTATTTGCAATCTGTGGcaaaaaaacttaaatcaaaaatggaaa from Gouania willdenowi chromosome 4, fGouWil2.1, whole genome shotgun sequence includes the following:
- the hps3 gene encoding BLOC-2 complex member HPS3 isoform X3: MVHVYNCHPFSSQQIVQVEQEPGLVCCGGGALFVVAKGGCKVDVYNLEKEGCPLICRFATMGAVRSFHHSKIGDYLVTIEEKNSATYLRAYTNWRYQAEEKSRVGVRLLGHLLRGASMWGGVQMEIIEIPLSDRPVAVACCAVTGDLLVGCENSLILFTLRTQMQQNLHPSQQTLSSSLPKTQQNSGQSQTSNQNLFVLDFERSVILHLPKITPKQVALCAGFVAVQAELEVLVLKLEETSDAETLEEPSNISGNTTQHDIIYGSDSQLVGRDPKVGRGPLLGGSRTAADFPEDQVDFLLIPGHQELLGDRAKDCDICVSIEKTGLEDRRHYSLSYALFRRFSPEYFQGCSVEETQLHSLQLYPMFSSNQSVSVDEPACVFCFFSLPTAGYLYSMKGGVELLSAYLYPEKVLGAVLTDHLLHVITKSALQCFTVRCAAVAARLEDPYIDTTMKACPPCSLEVCALRMQLFIGLQSLCIYGHHVVLHSTADSETPEQTGRSTPRKGRELKEHNRLAGIFLAVGIDPATSPALENLLSRPFLSRKWTISSPKESSPSGHGWNLYVIDAVSPLALYQEMDEYSQSYAETNPQSHSLRHLLSEAHLLLRVAMLQMSTRQRAAEDEHSASVQTGAREGLANMEMERSELEEAFRLNCVQLGDCFSSQKDCHLALPYYRMSGLSVTDVLARNRTLPSSPRAYGQGFLFYLKHFLLEETEHSLTQEAADEVINIINQSEPSMLVEVCCSPAMTNISPDRTLRILRHLEDTAGVSVPVTIAMATMMLRLGDLPQFKQLMERHAEMQLVYGFIEEPRLLLRGAGGSQRASVHPTALTRQMVTSHSGLLIAGMVALYENNKVQLEQADDVFKELGCQSSLQVDFWEAMLMASSCDAVIEELLFRLASVYIDRLTNSDTGSSPEHKPLKSAEDLINWSTHYGALHPWLTVLNPAHMTSSQHQVALHKLQALLCGSSFSVDSVAPLLERLSDETLWGLSLHLLCDTRRGQYGRSMEKLLDKCPQAIIAYANHQLQDKNMALWWEKLLPELCNRTRASPDNTILLAALKETLVVVAMEMSPAEFLELIPDDGTASYFLPHLLTCSQRHLLA
- the hps3 gene encoding BLOC-2 complex member HPS3 isoform X6; the encoded protein is MVHVYNCHPFSSQQIVQVEQEPGLVCCGGGALFVVAKGGCKVDVYNLEKEGCPLICRFATMGAVRSFHHSKIGDYLVTIEEKNSATYLRAYTNWRYQAEEKSRVGVRLLGHLLRGASMWGGVQMEIIEIPLSDRPVAVACCAVTGDLLVGCENSLILFTLRTQMQQNLHPSQQTLSSSLPKTQQNSGQSQTSNQNLFVLDFERSVILHLPKITPKQVALCAGFVAVQAELEVLVLKLEETSDAETLEEPSNISGNTTQHDIIYGSDSQLVGRDPKVGRGPLLGGSRTAADFPEDQVDFLLIPGHQELLGDRAKDCDICVSIEKTGLEDRRHYSLSYALFRRFSPEYFQGCSVEETQLHSLQLYPMFSSNQSVSVDEPACVFCFFSLPTAGYLYSMKGGVELLSAYLYPEKVLGAVLTDHLLHVITKSALQCFTVRCAAVAARLEDPYIDTTMKACPPCSLEVCALRMQLFIGLQSLCIYGHHVVLHSTADSETPEQTGRSTPRKGRRKWTISSPKESSPSGHGWNLYVIDAVSPLALYQEMDEYSQSYAETNPQSHSLRHLLSEAHLLLRVAMLQMSTRQRAAEDEHSASVQTGAREGLANMEMERSELEEAFRLNCVQLGDCFSRASQKDCHLALPYYRMSGLSVTDVLARNRTLPSSPRAYGQGFLFYLKHFLLEETEHSLTQEAADEVINIINQSEPSMLVEVCCSPAMTNISPDRTLRILRHLEDTAGVSVPVTIAMATMMLRLGDLPQFKQLMERHAEMQLVYGFIEEPRLLLRGAGGSQRASVHPTALTRQMVTSHSGLLIAGMVALYENNKVQLEQADDVFKELGCQSSLQVDFWEAMLMASSCDAVIEELLFRLASVYIDRLTNSDTGSSPEHKPLKSAEDLINWSTHYGALHPWLTVLNPAHMTSSQHQVALHKLQALLCGSSFSVDSVAPLLERLSDETLWGLSLHLLCDTRRGQYGRSMEKLLDKCPQAIIAYANHQLQDKNMALWWEKLLPELCNRTRASPDNTILLAALKETLVVVAMEMSPAEFLELIPDDGTASYFLPHLLTCSQRHLLA
- the hps3 gene encoding BLOC-2 complex member HPS3 isoform X1, which translates into the protein MVHVYNCHPFSSQQIVQVEQEPGLVCCGGGALFVVAKGGCKVDVYNLEKEGCPLICRFATMGAVRSFHHSKIGDYLVTIEEKNSATYLRAYTNWRYQAEEKSRVGVRLLGHLLRGASMWGGVQMEIIEIPLSDRPVAVACCAVTGDLLVGCENSLILFTLRTQMQQNLHPSQQTLSSSLPKTQQNSGQSQTSNQNLFVLDFERSVILHLPKITPKQVALCAGFVAVQAELEVLVLKLEETSDAETLEEPSNISGNTTQHDIIYGSDSQLVGRDPKVGRGPLLGGSRTAADFPEDQVDFLLIPGHQELLGDRAKDCDICVSIEKTGLEDRRHYSLSYALFRRFSPEYFQGCSVEETQLHSLQLYPMFSSNQSVSVDEPACVFCFFSLPTAGYLYSMKGGVELLSAYLYPEKVLGAVLTDHLLHVITKSALQCFTVRCAAVAARLEDPYIDTTMKACPPCSLEVCALRMQLFIGLQSLCIYGHHVVLHSTADSETPEQTGRSTPRKGRELKEHNRLAGIFLAVGIDPATSPALENLLSRPFLSRKWTISSPKESSPSGHGWNLYVIDAVSPLALYQEMDEYSQSYAETNPQSHSLRHLLSEAHLLLRVAMLQMSTRQRAAEDEHSASVQTGAREGLANMEMERSELEEAFRLNCVQLGDCFSRASQKDCHLALPYYRMSGLSVTDVLARNRTLPSSPRAYGQGFLFYLKHFLLEETEHSLTQEAADEVINIINQSEPSMLVEVCCSPAMTNISPDRTLRILRHLEDTAGVSVPVTIAMATMMLRLGDLPQFKQLMERHAEMQLVYGFIEEPRLLLRGAGGSQRASVHPTALTRQMVTSHSGLLIAGMVALYENNKVQLEQADDVFKELGCQSSLQVDFWEAMLMASSCDAVIEELLFRLASVYIDRLTNSDTGSSPEHKPLKSAEDLINWSTHYGALHPWLTVLNPAHMTSSQHQVALHKLQALLCGSSFSVDSVAPLLERLSDETLWGLSLHLLCDTRRGQYGRSMEKLLDKCPQAIIAYANHQLQDKNMALWWEKLLPELCNRTRASPDNTILLAALKETLVVVAMEMSPAEFLELIPDDGTASYFLPHLLTCSQRHLLA
- the hps3 gene encoding BLOC-2 complex member HPS3 isoform X2 → MVHVYNCHPFSSQQIVQVEQEPGLVCCGGGALFVVAKGGCKVDVYNLEKEGCPLICRFATMGAVRSFHHSKIGDYLVTIEEKNSATYLRAYTNWRYQAEEKSRVGVRLLGHLLRGASMWGGVQMEIIEIPLSDRPVAVACCAVTGDLLVGCENSLILFTLRTQMQQNLHPSQQTLSSSLPKTQQNSGQSQTSNQNLFVLDFERSVILHLPKITPKQVALCAGFVAVQAELEVLVLKLEETSDAETLEEPSNISGNTTQHDIIYGSDSQLVGRDPKVGRGPLLGGSRTAADFPEDQVDFLLIPGHQELLGDRAKDCDICVSIEKTGLEDRRHYSLSYALFRRFSPEYFQGCSVEETQLHSLQLYPMFSSNQSVSVDEPACVFCFFSLPTAGYLYSMKGGVELLSAYLYPEKVLGAVLTDHLLHVITKSALQCFTVRCAAVAARLEDPYIDTTMKACPPCSLEVCALRMQLFIGLQSLCIYGHHVVLHSTADSETPEQTGRSTPRKGRELKEHNRLAGIFLAVGIDPATSPALENLLSRPFLRKWTISSPKESSPSGHGWNLYVIDAVSPLALYQEMDEYSQSYAETNPQSHSLRHLLSEAHLLLRVAMLQMSTRQRAAEDEHSASVQTGAREGLANMEMERSELEEAFRLNCVQLGDCFSRASQKDCHLALPYYRMSGLSVTDVLARNRTLPSSPRAYGQGFLFYLKHFLLEETEHSLTQEAADEVINIINQSEPSMLVEVCCSPAMTNISPDRTLRILRHLEDTAGVSVPVTIAMATMMLRLGDLPQFKQLMERHAEMQLVYGFIEEPRLLLRGAGGSQRASVHPTALTRQMVTSHSGLLIAGMVALYENNKVQLEQADDVFKELGCQSSLQVDFWEAMLMASSCDAVIEELLFRLASVYIDRLTNSDTGSSPEHKPLKSAEDLINWSTHYGALHPWLTVLNPAHMTSSQHQVALHKLQALLCGSSFSVDSVAPLLERLSDETLWGLSLHLLCDTRRGQYGRSMEKLLDKCPQAIIAYANHQLQDKNMALWWEKLLPELCNRTRASPDNTILLAALKETLVVVAMEMSPAEFLELIPDDGTASYFLPHLLTCSQRHLLA